One Panicum virgatum strain AP13 chromosome 9K, P.virgatum_v5, whole genome shotgun sequence genomic region harbors:
- the LOC120650496 gene encoding probable beta-1,3-galactosyltransferase 2 has product MSFNKSRGAGIGGGGGDELVLRGSVSKKWTFLLCLGSFCVGLLFTNRMWTMPEPKEIIRRSTLEVDKMNLVAGDCAPKSIGDAKDIPGEVPRTQDVIQTLDKTISNLEMELASAKATQESMLSVAPASESIGKRKYFMVIGINTAFSSRKRRDSVRATWMPQGEKRRKMEEEKGIIIRFVIGHSATSGGILDRAIDAEDRKHGDFMRLDHVEGYLELAAKTKAYFVAAVSMWDAEYYIKVDDDVHVNIATLGNTLARHRSKPRVYVGCMKSGPVLAQKGVRYHEPEYWKFGEWGNKYFRHATGQLYAISKDLASYIALNQHVLHKYANEDVSLGSWFIGLDVEHVDDRRLCCGTPPDCEWKAQAGNVCVASFDWSCSGICKSADRIKEVHQRCGESENAIWNAKF; this is encoded by the exons ATGAGCTTCAACAAGAGCAGGGGAGcggggatcggcggcggcggaggggacgaGCTCGTGCTCAGAGGCTCCGTCTCCAAGAAGTGGACCTTCCTCCTCTGCCTCGGCAGCTTCTGCGTCGGCCTCCTCTTCACCAACAG GATGTGGACAATGCCGGAGCCGAAAGAGATCATCCGGAGGTCCACACTCGAAGTGGACAAGATGAATCTTGTCGCCGGTGACTGTGCTCCGAAAAGT ATCGGCGATGCAAAAGACATTCCTGGGGAGGTTCCAAGAACCCAAGATGTTATACA GACACTCGACAAAACGATATCAAACCTAGAAATGGAGCTAGCATCTGCGAAGGCGACTCAAGAATCCATGCTCAGTGTCGCCCCAGCATCCGAATCAATAGGGAAACGGAAATACTTCATGGTCATTGGCATAAACACCGCGTTCAGCAGCCGGAAAAGAAGAGATTCAGTCCGTGCTACATGGATGCCTCAAG gtgagaaaagaagaaagatggaggAAGAGAAGGGCATTATCATCCGCTTTGTCATCGGCCATAG TGCGACTTCTGGTGGTATACTTGATCGAGCAATTGATGCAGAGGACAGGAAACATGGGGACTTCATGAGGCTG GACCATGTTGAAGGGTACCTGGAGCTGGCAGCAAAGACCAAAGCGTACTTCGTCGCTGCCGTGTCCATGTGGGATGCAGAGTACTACATCAAGGTCGACGACGACGTCCATGTAAATATAG CAACTCTTGGAAACACGTTAGCTAGACATCGTTCCAAGCCTCGAGTTTATGTTGGCTGCATGAAATCTGGCCCAGTGCTGGCTCAGAA GGGTGTAAGGTACCACGAGCCTGAATACTGGAAATTCGGCGAATGGGGGAACAAGTACTTCCGACACGCGACCGGTCAGCTCTACGCCATCTCCAAGGATCTGGCCTCCTACATAGCACTCAACCA GCATGTTCTGCACAAATACGCCAATGAGGACGTATCCCTGGGATCCTGGTTCATCGGACTAGACGTCGAACACGTCGACGATCGCCGGCTCTGCTGCGGCACGCCACCAG ATTGCGAGTGGAAGGCGCAGGCAGGCAACGTGTGCGTTGCATCGTTCGACTGGAGCTGCAGCGGCATCTGCAAATCTGCCGACCGGATCAAGGAAGTCCATCAGCGCTGCGGCGAGAGTGAGAACGCAATCTGGAATGCAAAGTTCTGA